Proteins from one Microcoleus sp. FACHB-672 genomic window:
- a CDS encoding iron uptake porin, with translation MMFKCFFHRVRAFLIASPAFFLLAASATWAIPIDHSVADEPMETIETEASENVAEDPLSQINSVSQLSDVQPTDWAFQALQSLVERYNCITGYPDGSYRGNQAMTRYEFAAALNACINVVSELVGTEAPNQVSREDLVTLQKLQDQFANELTTLRGRVDTLEARTTELEATQFSTTTKLNAEIIMAVNDTFGDRVGGDSDDTRTFFSDRARLNIETSFTGRDLLRTRMEFGNFGNIAEQTGTNMTRLNFDGNFNNEIILPHLLYITPITPNITLTIGPTGVGYPDITGLLTPATIASDSLGIPSKFGEYSPIYRRGGGGGAVNWDISKNLVLTVGYLSGNANIPRPKNGIFNSSYNALAQLAYYGKSGGVSILYSGSYAPSDKVDLTGDTGSFLARRPFGDNIATSSDSLGIQGFYRFSPNFQVHAWGVYTHAYANSSGDSNLSDGRGGSVLLNVGKGDSANIMYGAIGLSFPDVGGEGNLPGILVGLPARVINSDVRDEPDSSYHIESFYRFQINDNIAITPAFWVVINPENDSRNDTQWVGLIRTGFNF, from the coding sequence ATGATGTTTAAGTGTTTTTTTCACAGGGTTCGTGCATTTCTAATCGCATCACCGGCTTTCTTTTTACTTGCCGCATCTGCAACTTGGGCGATACCCATAGATCACTCGGTTGCGGATGAGCCGATGGAAACTATAGAGACTGAAGCTTCAGAAAATGTCGCTGAAGATCCCTTATCGCAGATCAACTCTGTCTCTCAACTCTCGGATGTGCAACCCACAGATTGGGCATTTCAAGCATTACAATCGCTCGTTGAGCGCTACAACTGCATCACAGGCTACCCCGACGGCAGCTACAGAGGGAACCAGGCGATGACTCGATACGAATTTGCAGCCGCATTGAATGCCTGTATCAATGTTGTGAGCGAATTAGTGGGGACAGAAGCGCCTAACCAGGTGAGCAGAGAAGATTTAGTAACCTTACAAAAACTGCAAGACCAATTTGCCAATGAATTAACAACATTGCGTGGTCGAGTAGATACTCTAGAAGCAAGAACCACAGAATTAGAAGCAACTCAATTCTCCACCACGACTAAGCTAAATGCTGAAATTATCATGGCAGTAAACGACACCTTTGGTGATCGCGTTGGTGGAGATAGCGATGATACCAGAACCTTTTTTAGTGATCGCGCTCGATTAAATATTGAAACCAGCTTTACAGGTCGCGATCTTCTTAGAACCCGCATGGAATTCGGCAATTTTGGAAACATTGCTGAACAGACGGGGACAAATATGACGCGATTAAACTTTGATGGCAACTTTAATAACGAAATTATCCTGCCTCACCTGCTCTATATCACTCCAATTACGCCGAATATCACCCTTACAATTGGGCCAACTGGTGTTGGCTATCCTGATATTACCGGCTTGCTTACCCCTGCAACCATCGCCAGCGATAGTTTAGGAATTCCTTCCAAGTTTGGAGAATACAGTCCCATCTACCGGCGCGGCGGTGGAGGCGGTGCGGTTAACTGGGATATCAGCAAAAACCTGGTTTTAACGGTGGGTTATTTATCCGGTAATGCGAATATCCCAAGGCCAAAAAATGGTATATTTAACAGTTCCTACAACGCCTTGGCTCAGCTTGCTTACTATGGAAAGTCGGGAGGCGTTAGTATTTTGTATTCCGGTTCCTACGCACCCAGTGACAAGGTTGATCTCACGGGGGATACCGGCAGTTTTCTGGCGAGACGACCCTTCGGAGACAATATTGCTACATCCAGCGATTCCCTAGGAATACAAGGATTCTACCGCTTTTCTCCTAACTTTCAAGTTCATGCTTGGGGCGTTTACACCCATGCCTATGCCAACAGTTCTGGTGACAGCAACCTCTCTGATGGTAGAGGTGGCTCGGTTCTACTCAACGTTGGTAAAGGTGATAGCGCCAATATTATGTATGGAGCGATTGGTCTGAGTTTCCCAGATGTCGGGGGTGAAGGCAACCTCCCCGGTATTTTAGTAGGTTTGCCGGCACGCGTCATCAACAGTGATGTGCGTGATGAGCCAGATTCTTCATATCACATTGAATCGTTCTATCGCTTTCAGATAAATGACAACATTGCCATTACTCCGGCTTTTTGGGTGGTGATTAATCCTGAAAATGACAGCCGCAACGATACACAATGGGTAGGGTTGATTCGTACCGGCTTTAACTTTTAA
- a CDS encoding OPT family oligopeptide transporter produces the protein MSEDANRPEIRLPAQAYQPLPPGEEYQPAVPADVQMPELTIRSLIVGIATGILFGAANAYLALKVGLTVSASIPAAVIAVAIFRATGRGTLLETNMVQTIGSSGDSLAAGVIFTIPVLYLWGETPGFWPIFPLSILGGLLGILFMIPLRRLLIVREHGRLTYPEGTACAEVQVAAQGRGRQAQLLFTGMGIGAIYTALERFAHLWPAEVDIAINRLGFRTSVGADVTPELLGVGYIIGPQIAAVMLAGGAVGWLVIIPLIYLFGSAAGVPIAPELTTPIAQMDSFTIWSRYLRYIGAGAVAFGGLFTLIKSAPTLWESVRVALAGLRQRTGRTSVARTDEDLPFSLVLAGLIATGLLVAFLPLRTGGPLGIPAGIAVVVFSFFFVTVSSRIVGLIGSSSNPISGMTIATVLICALLFGQAYSPAEAKIAVLTIGALVCIAAAMAGDTSQDLKTGFLLGASPRNQQIGEIIAIVATALVMSTVMELFRADIVAGNFKAPQANLIKLVIEGVLGGNLPWGLVLTGIALAGCVEMMGLPTLAFAVGLYLPIHLAVPIMVGGLIRLFVERRKGGFSHQLERGVLYASGLIAGAALMGVVAAIITFFQLPLFQGTAPAPSQWLIAAIAFSLLSGSLWRVCKR, from the coding sequence ATGTCTGAAGATGCAAACCGACCTGAAATAAGATTGCCGGCACAAGCCTACCAACCCCTACCACCGGGAGAAGAATATCAACCGGCAGTCCCCGCAGATGTGCAAATGCCGGAACTGACGATACGATCTCTAATTGTCGGCATCGCCACCGGCATCCTTTTCGGTGCAGCAAATGCCTATCTCGCACTCAAAGTTGGACTCACCGTTTCTGCCTCTATCCCAGCTGCCGTCATCGCCGTCGCCATTTTCCGCGCAACCGGACGCGGCACGCTTCTGGAAACAAACATGGTGCAAACGATTGGATCTTCCGGTGACTCATTGGCTGCCGGCGTGATCTTCACGATTCCCGTCCTGTATCTCTGGGGCGAAACCCCCGGCTTCTGGCCAATTTTCCCCCTTTCTATCCTTGGCGGACTGCTGGGAATTTTATTTATGATTCCCCTGCGCCGGCTACTAATTGTGCGCGAACACGGACGCCTCACCTATCCTGAAGGCACTGCCTGTGCAGAAGTCCAAGTTGCCGCCCAAGGCAGAGGCCGGCAAGCCCAACTGCTATTCACCGGCATGGGTATTGGCGCAATCTACACCGCCCTAGAAAGATTCGCCCACCTGTGGCCGGCAGAAGTCGATATCGCCATCAACCGACTGGGTTTCCGCACCTCAGTCGGCGCAGATGTCACCCCGGAACTCCTCGGTGTGGGCTACATTATCGGGCCGCAAATCGCCGCCGTTATGCTTGCCGGTGGTGCCGTTGGCTGGCTGGTTATCATCCCCCTCATCTATCTGTTTGGCAGCGCTGCCGGCGTTCCCATCGCCCCAGAACTCACTACTCCCATCGCCCAGATGGACAGCTTCACCATCTGGAGTCGCTACCTGCGTTACATCGGTGCCGGTGCCGTCGCCTTCGGAGGTTTATTCACCTTGATCAAATCAGCCCCCACCCTCTGGGAATCCGTGAGAGTCGCCCTCGCTGGTTTGCGTCAGCGCACCGGCAGAACATCTGTGGCGCGAACCGACGAAGATTTACCCTTTTCCCTCGTCCTTGCAGGACTCATCGCCACCGGCCTTTTAGTCGCCTTCCTCCCCCTGCGAACCGGCGGCCCACTGGGCATCCCTGCCGGCATTGCAGTTGTCGTATTTTCTTTCTTTTTCGTCACCGTCTCTTCCCGTATCGTCGGGCTAATTGGTTCCTCCTCCAACCCGATCTCCGGCATGACGATTGCCACCGTGCTGATCTGCGCCCTGCTTTTCGGACAAGCCTACAGCCCCGCAGAAGCCAAAATCGCAGTCTTGACAATCGGCGCACTCGTATGCATCGCCGCTGCAATGGCCGGCGACACCTCCCAAGACTTGAAAACCGGCTTTCTTCTCGGTGCCAGTCCCCGCAACCAGCAAATCGGTGAAATCATTGCAATCGTTGCCACTGCCTTAGTCATGAGCACCGTAATGGAATTGTTCAGAGCAGATATCGTTGCCGGCAACTTCAAAGCACCGCAAGCCAACCTGATCAAACTCGTCATCGAAGGCGTTTTAGGCGGCAACCTGCCTTGGGGACTTGTCCTCACCGGCATCGCCCTTGCCGGCTGTGTGGAAATGATGGGATTACCCACCTTAGCCTTTGCGGTTGGGCTTTATTTGCCCATCCATTTAGCAGTACCCATTATGGTTGGCGGGTTAATTCGGTTATTTGTCGAGCGCAGAAAAGGCGGATTTAGTCATCAGTTAGAGCGAGGTGTCCTCTACGCATCTGGACTCATTGCCGGTGCGGCTTTAATGGGTGTCGTGGCTGCAATCATTACTTTTTTCCAGCTGCCTTTGTTTCAAGGAACAGCGCCAGCACCCTCTCAATGGTTGATCGCGGCAATTGCCTTCTCTCTCCTTAGCGGCAGCCTATGGCGTGTTTGCAAACGATAG
- a CDS encoding Uma2 family endonuclease — MNRLIFAEPTLSKPLHHWQPATWEDYVQLRDEPADEEIRLFFNQNSLFIDMGNEGIDHARFNNLFTLLFGFWFTLKPELIFDDLGGCVLEKPNHQGASPDLVLYIGQGSPRWQKGEPRRINLDNWRVPDLVGEVADTTLATDLDEKKQLYAALGIPEYWVVDIRAERVFVFCLQEAGNYKECQTSVALEGLSVSLLEETLQQLNQGTNGSAALWFSQQIANLSETQS, encoded by the coding sequence ATGAATCGCTTAATTTTTGCCGAACCCACCTTATCTAAACCGCTTCATCACTGGCAGCCGGCTACCTGGGAAGATTATGTGCAATTACGGGATGAGCCGGCAGACGAGGAAATTAGACTATTTTTTAATCAGAATTCTCTGTTTATTGACATGGGTAATGAAGGAATTGACCACGCGAGATTCAATAATCTCTTTACACTTCTGTTTGGTTTCTGGTTCACGCTTAAACCAGAACTGATTTTCGATGATCTGGGAGGATGTGTCCTTGAAAAACCTAACCACCAAGGTGCCTCACCAGATTTAGTGCTTTATATCGGGCAAGGTTCACCGCGCTGGCAAAAGGGAGAACCCCGCCGAATTAATCTGGATAACTGGCGGGTTCCCGATCTGGTGGGAGAAGTGGCTGACACAACTTTAGCAACGGATTTAGATGAGAAAAAACAACTTTATGCGGCTTTAGGAATTCCTGAATATTGGGTTGTGGATATCAGAGCAGAAAGAGTATTTGTGTTTTGCTTACAAGAAGCGGGAAATTATAAAGAGTGTCAAACTTCTGTAGCACTTGAAGGGTTGTCAGTTTCTTTATTAGAGGAAACTTTACAGCAGTTGAACCAAGGAACAAACGGCAGCGCAGCCCTGTGGTTTTCTCAACAGATTGCGAATTTGTCGGAGACTCAGTCCTAG